A window of Mixophyes fleayi isolate aMixFle1 chromosome 10, aMixFle1.hap1, whole genome shotgun sequence contains these coding sequences:
- the GSE1 gene encoding genetic suppressor element 1 isoform X8, with protein MFGLKPPLYYLPGSSISSESSPVSSPATNHSSPASTPKRGPMGPIIVPPTAHSVPNTPPVVTIAPTKTVNGVWRSEARQQQDSSSRTNSISRERLMAESQLPPEKTGASAVPAHLLGNTYAFAIPPSSVVQDSRFQPLNLQRPVHHVVPPSAVTEEYLRSFRPYHTAEDLRMPSLPHIGLDPTTAAAYYHNSYLAHHTFPHPAFRMDDSYCLSALRSPFYPLHNPGSLPPMHPSAMHLHLSGVRYPTDLSHSSLSALQSERISSLAAERLQMDEELRQREREREREREKEREADREREKEREREREREKKEIEREKERERERERERELERQRERTREKEATLLKSIESQFLVEPDVHPHRSHQEERVKPPEQPAPNRPEKLKEPSLQPAKPVQPPMHQPPPTHHSVPSLISSHAAFPPPSSTTVAALLAQRTQEEEKWLARQRRLRQEKEDRQYQVSEFRQQVLEQQLDITGRPINQPETETRPENLRVMSSRNEGGVREPLQHFGGPPPLISPKPQQHSVPTSLWNPVSLMETSSEPRRSQEPTTIHNQTTPIYEHRQTLLPVKVERPYCYDKQQQEEEDLPWRREQIEKYQPIRESSTLEHTGYSHAPFLAELEKSTQSFLNQQRSSLQQAGQATEITLLHKPSSSHRPPPTRIRDPMYVYDEFLQQHRRLVSKLDLEERRRKEAREKGYYYDLDDSYDESDEEEVRAHLRRVAEQPPLKLDTSSEKMEFLEMFGLTTQQEKERLLQQKRRKRRRMLRERSPSPPTIQNKRQTPSPHSPLSTRFSPDELNNSPNLEEKKKFLTFFDLSHVSAERRRDKEKLVEMLQAMKQKSTASESVKNPPLAPCRGTPPIPTGPVSEDEIVVQPSTQPNTPVPSTSSTVSVPEPVKPPELIRQEQPKLLDSARVPPLPIPVPTPPANASSTEKVRQCEAAPVKKSLSILNFMRGHPPKETPVQPAQSVNGRSKSWEPFRAEEFAHQFHESVLQSTQKALQKHKGVSVLHCTEHKPDASVHYNIPELQQSSRAPATHHNGQQGPGQSSVVRGQQQQDASSGEETSEEEEEEMDEPPRPKWQGIEAIFEAYQEHLEEQNIERQVLEVQCKRLEARHYNLSLTAEQLSHRMADLVSQKQKVASERERLQAELEHFRKCLVLPTSPWSRGYFKGHPR; from the exons GATCATCAATAAGCAGCGAGTCTTCCCCAGTCTCATCTCCGGCAACAAACCACAGCTCTCCTGCCAGCACACCCAAGAGGGGACCCATGGGGCCGATCATAGTGCCCCCGACTGCCCACAGTGTTCCCAACACCCCACCTGTGGTGACCATCGCCCCAACAAAAACGGTCAATGGAGTGTGGAGAAGTGAAGCCCGTCAG CAGCAGGACAGCTCCTCTCGGACAAACAGTATCAGCAGAGAGCGTCTGATGGCAGAATCTCAGCTGCCCCCGGAGAAGACTGGTGCTTCCGCCGTACCCGCACACCTGCTGGGGAACACATACGCCTTTGCCATCCCGCCAAGCTCCGTCGTTCAAGATTCCCGCTTCCAACCCTTAAA TCTGCAGAGGCCTGTGCATCACGTGGTTCCTCCCAGTGCGGTAACAGAAGAATACTTACGCAGCTTCCGTCCATACCACACAGCTGAGGACCTCCGCATGCCCTCGCTTCCCCACATCGGTTTGGACCCAACTACAGCAGCAGCATATTATCACAACAGTTACCTGGCCCACCATACCTTCCCTCACCCAGCTTTCAG GATGGATGATTCATATTGTTTGTCTGCACTGAGGTCCCCGTTCTACCCGCTCCATAACCCTGGATCCCTGCCTCCCATGCACCCTTCAGCTATGCACCTGCATCTATCTGGAGTCCGGTACCCCACAGATCTCTCCCATTCATCACTCTCTGCTTTGCAATCAGAGCGCATCTCCAGCCTGGCAGCGGAGAG ACTTCAAATGGACGAGGAGCTGAGGCAGCGTGAAAGGGAAAGAGAGCGGGAacgagaaaaagaaagagaagctGACCGAGAACGGGAGAAGGAAAGGGAGCGAGAGAGGGAACGGGAGAAAAAGGAAATTGAAAGAGAGAAAGAacgagagagggaaagagagagggaaCGAGAACTTGAAAGGCAAAGAGAGCGCACAAGAGAAAAAGAGGCCACCCTCCTGAAAAGCATAGAAAGCCAGTTTCTGGTGGAACCTGATGTTCATCCGCACCGAAGTCACCAGGAAGAACGTGTGAAGCCTCCAGAACAGCCTGCTCCCAACAGACCTG AGAAGTTGAAAGAACCATCTCTACAGCCTGCCAAGCCAGTCCAGCCCCCAATGCACCAGCCCCCGCCTACCCACCATTCTGTGCCCAGTCTTATCTCTAGCCATGCCGCTTTCCCTCCACCAAGCAGTACGACAGTAGCTGCTCTCCTGGCACAGAGGACACAGGAGGAGGAGAAGTGGTTAGCCCGGCAAAGACGGCTAAGGCAGGAGAAGGAAGATCGGCAGTACCAAGTGTCAGAATTTCGGCAGCAGGTATTAGAGCAGCAGCTGGACATTACTGGACGTCCTATTAATCAACCAGAGACTGAGACAAGACCAGAAAACCTCAG GGTTATGTccagccgtaacgagggtggcgTGCGTGAGCCACTGCAGCATTTTGGAGGACCACCACCCCTTATTTCTCCAAAGCCCCAGCAGCATTCTGTTCCCACTTCACTCTGGAACCCTGTGTCACTCATGGAAACCTCTTCAGAACCTCGTCGAAGCCAAGAACCCACCACCATTCACAACCAGACCACTCCTATTTATGAGCATAGACAAACGTTACTCCCAGTGAAAGTAGAACGCCCATACTGCTATGACAAGCAGCAACAAGAGGAGGAAGATTTACCATGGAGAAGGGAACAGATCGAGAAGTACCAGCCCATTCGGGAATCCTCCACATTGGAGCACACTGGTTACTCCCATGCCCCTTTCCTAGCAGAACTTGAAAAGTCAACACAGTCTTTTCTAAACCAACAAAGGAGTTCACTCCAGCAGGCTGGCCAGGCCACAGAGATCACTCTGCTTCACAAGCCGAGCTCATCACACCGTCCACCCCCGACAAGGATTCGAGATCCCATGTATGTGTACGATGAGTTCCTACAGCAGCATCGCAGGCTGGTCAGTAAGCTGGATCTCGAGGAACGCCGGCGGAAGGAAGCCCGAGAGAAAG GTTACTATTATGATCTAGATGACTCCTATGATGAaagtgatgaggaggaagtaagAGCACATCTCCGTCGGGTGGCAGAGCAGCCTCCACTCAAACTAGATACATCCTCTGAG AAAATGGAGTTCCTTGAAATGTTTGGACTCACAACTCAACAAGAAAAAGAGAGACTGCTGCAACAGAAACGAAGGAAGAGAAGGCGGATGTTAAGAGAAAGGAGCCCGTCCCCTCCCACCATCCAAAACAAAAGGCAGACTCCATCCCCgcactcccctctctccaccagatTCAGTCCAGATGAGCTCAATAACAGCCCCAATCtggaagagaaaaagaaattTCTGACTTTCTTCGACCTGTCGCACGTCAGCGCggagaggaggagag ATAAGGAGAAGTTGGTGGAAATGCTTCAAGCAATGAAGCAGAAGAGTACGGCCTCTGAGTCTGTGAAGAATCCCCCATTGGCTCCGTGTCGGGGCACCCCTCCTATACCCACAG GACCAGTCTCTGAAGATGAGATCGTAGTACAGCCATCGACGCAGCCCAACACACCAGTCCCTTCCACGTCCAGCACTGTTTCGGTACCGGAGCCTGTAAAGCCTCCAGAACTCATTCGTCAAGAGCAGCCAAAACTGTTGGATTCTGCCAGGGTACCTCCCCTGCCTATTCCAGTACCAACTCCACCTGCCAATGCATCAAGTACTGAGAAAGTACGACAGTGTGAGGCTGCCCCCGTTAAAAAAAGCTTGAGCATCCTGAACTTTATGCGAGGGCACCCACCCAAAGAGACCCCTGTACAGCCGGCCCAAAGTGTGAATGGGAGGAGCAAGTCCTGGGAGCCTTTCAGAGCAGAGGAGTTTGCTCACCAGTTTCATGAATCTGTGTTACAGTCCACTCAGAAAGCCCTACAGAAGCACAAAG GAGTGTCTGTCTTGCACTGCACAGAGCATAAACCAGATGCCTCTGTCCACTATAACATTCCCGAGCTGCAACAATCCAGTAGGGCCCCAGCTACACATCACAACGGCCAGCAGGGCCCTGGACAGTCATCTGTGGTACGGGGCCAACAGCAACAAGACGCCAGCTCTGGGGAGGAGACatctgaggaggaggaagaggaaatggATGAACCACCCAGGCCTAAGTGGCAGGGAATTGAGGCAATATTTGAAGCTTACCAAGAACACTTAGAAG AACAAAACATCGAACGTCAAGTTCTAGAGGTGCAGTGCAAGCGGCTAGAAGCTCGGCACTATAACCTGAGTCTGACAGCGGAACAGCTGTCTCACCGCATGGCG GATCTGGTGAGCCAGAAGCAGAAAGTGGCCTCTGAGAGGGAGAGGCTACAAGCTGAACTCGAACACTTTAGAAAGTGCCTTGTTTTGCCCACCTCGCCATGGTCTAGGGGATACTTCAAAGGCCACCCCAGGTGA
- the GSE1 gene encoding genetic suppressor element 1 isoform X6: MKGMNHEPKSPSIGMLSTATRTTATVSPLTPSPLNGSLVPNGSSAASSALSVQSAPSSSFAAALRKLAKQAEEPRGSSISSESSPVSSPATNHSSPASTPKRGPMGPIIVPPTAHSVPNTPPVVTIAPTKTVNGVWRSEARQQQDSSSRTNSISRERLMAESQLPPEKTGASAVPAHLLGNTYAFAIPPSSVVQDSRFQPLNLQRPVHHVVPPSAVTEEYLRSFRPYHTAEDLRMPSLPHIGLDPTTAAAYYHNSYLAHHTFPHPAFRMDDSYCLSALRSPFYPLHNPGSLPPMHPSAMHLHLSGVRYPTDLSHSSLSALQSERISSLAAERLQMDEELRQREREREREREKEREADREREKEREREREREKKEIEREKERERERERERELERQRERTREKEATLLKSIESQFLVEPDVHPHRSHQEERVKPPEQPAPNRPEKLKEPSLQPAKPVQPPMHQPPPTHHSVPSLISSHAAFPPPSSTTVAALLAQRTQEEEKWLARQRRLRQEKEDRQYQVSEFRQQVLEQQLDITGRPINQPETETRPENLRVMSSRNEGGVREPLQHFGGPPPLISPKPQQHSVPTSLWNPVSLMETSSEPRRSQEPTTIHNQTTPIYEHRQTLLPVKVERPYCYDKQQQEEEDLPWRREQIEKYQPIRESSTLEHTGYSHAPFLAELEKSTQSFLNQQRSSLQQAGQATEITLLHKPSSSHRPPPTRIRDPMYVYDEFLQQHRRLVSKLDLEERRRKEAREKGYYYDLDDSYDESDEEEVRAHLRRVAEQPPLKLDTSSEKMEFLEMFGLTTQQEKERLLQQKRRKRRRMLRERSPSPPTIQNKRQTPSPHSPLSTRFSPDELNNSPNLEEKKKFLTFFDLSHVSAERRRDKEKLVEMLQAMKQKSTASESVKNPPLAPCRGTPPIPTGPVSEDEIVVQPSTQPNTPVPSTSSTVSVPEPVKPPELIRQEQPKLLDSARVPPLPIPVPTPPANASSTEKVRQCEAAPVKKSLSILNFMRGHPPKETPVQPAQSVNGRSKSWEPFRAEEFAHQFHESVLQSTQKALQKHKGVSVLHCTEHKPDASVHYNIPELQQSSRAPATHHNGQQGPGQSSVVRGQQQQDASSGEETSEEEEEEMDEPPRPKWQGIEAIFEAYQEHLEEQNIERQVLEVQCKRLEARHYNLSLTAEQLSHRMADLVSQKQKVASERERLQAELEHFRKCLVLPTSPWSRGYFKGHPR, from the exons GATCATCAATAAGCAGCGAGTCTTCCCCAGTCTCATCTCCGGCAACAAACCACAGCTCTCCTGCCAGCACACCCAAGAGGGGACCCATGGGGCCGATCATAGTGCCCCCGACTGCCCACAGTGTTCCCAACACCCCACCTGTGGTGACCATCGCCCCAACAAAAACGGTCAATGGAGTGTGGAGAAGTGAAGCCCGTCAG CAGCAGGACAGCTCCTCTCGGACAAACAGTATCAGCAGAGAGCGTCTGATGGCAGAATCTCAGCTGCCCCCGGAGAAGACTGGTGCTTCCGCCGTACCCGCACACCTGCTGGGGAACACATACGCCTTTGCCATCCCGCCAAGCTCCGTCGTTCAAGATTCCCGCTTCCAACCCTTAAA TCTGCAGAGGCCTGTGCATCACGTGGTTCCTCCCAGTGCGGTAACAGAAGAATACTTACGCAGCTTCCGTCCATACCACACAGCTGAGGACCTCCGCATGCCCTCGCTTCCCCACATCGGTTTGGACCCAACTACAGCAGCAGCATATTATCACAACAGTTACCTGGCCCACCATACCTTCCCTCACCCAGCTTTCAG GATGGATGATTCATATTGTTTGTCTGCACTGAGGTCCCCGTTCTACCCGCTCCATAACCCTGGATCCCTGCCTCCCATGCACCCTTCAGCTATGCACCTGCATCTATCTGGAGTCCGGTACCCCACAGATCTCTCCCATTCATCACTCTCTGCTTTGCAATCAGAGCGCATCTCCAGCCTGGCAGCGGAGAG ACTTCAAATGGACGAGGAGCTGAGGCAGCGTGAAAGGGAAAGAGAGCGGGAacgagaaaaagaaagagaagctGACCGAGAACGGGAGAAGGAAAGGGAGCGAGAGAGGGAACGGGAGAAAAAGGAAATTGAAAGAGAGAAAGAacgagagagggaaagagagagggaaCGAGAACTTGAAAGGCAAAGAGAGCGCACAAGAGAAAAAGAGGCCACCCTCCTGAAAAGCATAGAAAGCCAGTTTCTGGTGGAACCTGATGTTCATCCGCACCGAAGTCACCAGGAAGAACGTGTGAAGCCTCCAGAACAGCCTGCTCCCAACAGACCTG AGAAGTTGAAAGAACCATCTCTACAGCCTGCCAAGCCAGTCCAGCCCCCAATGCACCAGCCCCCGCCTACCCACCATTCTGTGCCCAGTCTTATCTCTAGCCATGCCGCTTTCCCTCCACCAAGCAGTACGACAGTAGCTGCTCTCCTGGCACAGAGGACACAGGAGGAGGAGAAGTGGTTAGCCCGGCAAAGACGGCTAAGGCAGGAGAAGGAAGATCGGCAGTACCAAGTGTCAGAATTTCGGCAGCAGGTATTAGAGCAGCAGCTGGACATTACTGGACGTCCTATTAATCAACCAGAGACTGAGACAAGACCAGAAAACCTCAG GGTTATGTccagccgtaacgagggtggcgTGCGTGAGCCACTGCAGCATTTTGGAGGACCACCACCCCTTATTTCTCCAAAGCCCCAGCAGCATTCTGTTCCCACTTCACTCTGGAACCCTGTGTCACTCATGGAAACCTCTTCAGAACCTCGTCGAAGCCAAGAACCCACCACCATTCACAACCAGACCACTCCTATTTATGAGCATAGACAAACGTTACTCCCAGTGAAAGTAGAACGCCCATACTGCTATGACAAGCAGCAACAAGAGGAGGAAGATTTACCATGGAGAAGGGAACAGATCGAGAAGTACCAGCCCATTCGGGAATCCTCCACATTGGAGCACACTGGTTACTCCCATGCCCCTTTCCTAGCAGAACTTGAAAAGTCAACACAGTCTTTTCTAAACCAACAAAGGAGTTCACTCCAGCAGGCTGGCCAGGCCACAGAGATCACTCTGCTTCACAAGCCGAGCTCATCACACCGTCCACCCCCGACAAGGATTCGAGATCCCATGTATGTGTACGATGAGTTCCTACAGCAGCATCGCAGGCTGGTCAGTAAGCTGGATCTCGAGGAACGCCGGCGGAAGGAAGCCCGAGAGAAAG GTTACTATTATGATCTAGATGACTCCTATGATGAaagtgatgaggaggaagtaagAGCACATCTCCGTCGGGTGGCAGAGCAGCCTCCACTCAAACTAGATACATCCTCTGAG AAAATGGAGTTCCTTGAAATGTTTGGACTCACAACTCAACAAGAAAAAGAGAGACTGCTGCAACAGAAACGAAGGAAGAGAAGGCGGATGTTAAGAGAAAGGAGCCCGTCCCCTCCCACCATCCAAAACAAAAGGCAGACTCCATCCCCgcactcccctctctccaccagatTCAGTCCAGATGAGCTCAATAACAGCCCCAATCtggaagagaaaaagaaattTCTGACTTTCTTCGACCTGTCGCACGTCAGCGCggagaggaggagag ATAAGGAGAAGTTGGTGGAAATGCTTCAAGCAATGAAGCAGAAGAGTACGGCCTCTGAGTCTGTGAAGAATCCCCCATTGGCTCCGTGTCGGGGCACCCCTCCTATACCCACAG GACCAGTCTCTGAAGATGAGATCGTAGTACAGCCATCGACGCAGCCCAACACACCAGTCCCTTCCACGTCCAGCACTGTTTCGGTACCGGAGCCTGTAAAGCCTCCAGAACTCATTCGTCAAGAGCAGCCAAAACTGTTGGATTCTGCCAGGGTACCTCCCCTGCCTATTCCAGTACCAACTCCACCTGCCAATGCATCAAGTACTGAGAAAGTACGACAGTGTGAGGCTGCCCCCGTTAAAAAAAGCTTGAGCATCCTGAACTTTATGCGAGGGCACCCACCCAAAGAGACCCCTGTACAGCCGGCCCAAAGTGTGAATGGGAGGAGCAAGTCCTGGGAGCCTTTCAGAGCAGAGGAGTTTGCTCACCAGTTTCATGAATCTGTGTTACAGTCCACTCAGAAAGCCCTACAGAAGCACAAAG GAGTGTCTGTCTTGCACTGCACAGAGCATAAACCAGATGCCTCTGTCCACTATAACATTCCCGAGCTGCAACAATCCAGTAGGGCCCCAGCTACACATCACAACGGCCAGCAGGGCCCTGGACAGTCATCTGTGGTACGGGGCCAACAGCAACAAGACGCCAGCTCTGGGGAGGAGACatctgaggaggaggaagaggaaatggATGAACCACCCAGGCCTAAGTGGCAGGGAATTGAGGCAATATTTGAAGCTTACCAAGAACACTTAGAAG AACAAAACATCGAACGTCAAGTTCTAGAGGTGCAGTGCAAGCGGCTAGAAGCTCGGCACTATAACCTGAGTCTGACAGCGGAACAGCTGTCTCACCGCATGGCG GATCTGGTGAGCCAGAAGCAGAAAGTGGCCTCTGAGAGGGAGAGGCTACAAGCTGAACTCGAACACTTTAGAAAGTGCCTTGTTTTGCCCACCTCGCCATGGTCTAGGGGATACTTCAAAGGCCACCCCAGGTGA
- the GSE1 gene encoding genetic suppressor element 1 isoform X3, with translation MTASPAVFHSKPGSPSLCSGLFYKGMNHEPKSPSIGMLSTATRTTATVSPLTPSPLNGSLVPNGSSAASSALSVQSAPSSSFAAALRKLAKQAEEPRGSSISSESSPVSSPATNHSSPASTPKRGPMGPIIVPPTAHSVPNTPPVVTIAPTKTVNGVWRSEARQQQDSSSRTNSISRERLMAESQLPPEKTGASAVPAHLLGNTYAFAIPPSSVVQDSRFQPLNLQRPVHHVVPPSAVTEEYLRSFRPYHTAEDLRMPSLPHIGLDPTTAAAYYHNSYLAHHTFPHPAFRMDDSYCLSALRSPFYPLHNPGSLPPMHPSAMHLHLSGVRYPTDLSHSSLSALQSERISSLAAERLQMDEELRQREREREREREKEREADREREKEREREREREKKEIEREKERERERERERELERQRERTREKEATLLKSIESQFLVEPDVHPHRSHQEERVKPPEQPAPNRPEKLKEPSLQPAKPVQPPMHQPPPTHHSVPSLISSHAAFPPPSSTTVAALLAQRTQEEEKWLARQRRLRQEKEDRQYQVSEFRQQVLEQQLDITGRPINQPETETRPENLRVMSSRNEGGVREPLQHFGGPPPLISPKPQQHSVPTSLWNPVSLMETSSEPRRSQEPTTIHNQTTPIYEHRQTLLPVKVERPYCYDKQQQEEEDLPWRREQIEKYQPIRESSTLEHTGYSHAPFLAELEKSTQSFLNQQRSSLQQAGQATEITLLHKPSSSHRPPPTRIRDPMYVYDEFLQQHRRLVSKLDLEERRRKEAREKGYYYDLDDSYDESDEEEVRAHLRRVAEQPPLKLDTSSEKMEFLEMFGLTTQQEKERLLQQKRRKRRRMLRERSPSPPTIQNKRQTPSPHSPLSTRFSPDELNNSPNLEEKKKFLTFFDLSHVSAERRRDKEKLVEMLQAMKQKSTASESVKNPPLAPCRGTPPIPTGPVSEDEIVVQPSTQPNTPVPSTSSTVSVPEPVKPPELIRQEQPKLLDSARVPPLPIPVPTPPANASSTEKVRQCEAAPVKKSLSILNFMRGHPPKETPVQPAQSVNGRSKSWEPFRAEEFAHQFHESVLQSTQKALQKHKGVSVLHCTEHKPDASVHYNIPELQQSSRAPATHHNGQQGPGQSSVVRGQQQQDASSGEETSEEEEEEMDEPPRPKWQGIEAIFEAYQEHLEEQNIERQVLEVQCKRLEARHYNLSLTAEQLSHRMADLVSQKQKVASERERLQAELEHFRKCLVLPTSPWSRGYFKGHPR, from the exons GATCATCAATAAGCAGCGAGTCTTCCCCAGTCTCATCTCCGGCAACAAACCACAGCTCTCCTGCCAGCACACCCAAGAGGGGACCCATGGGGCCGATCATAGTGCCCCCGACTGCCCACAGTGTTCCCAACACCCCACCTGTGGTGACCATCGCCCCAACAAAAACGGTCAATGGAGTGTGGAGAAGTGAAGCCCGTCAG CAGCAGGACAGCTCCTCTCGGACAAACAGTATCAGCAGAGAGCGTCTGATGGCAGAATCTCAGCTGCCCCCGGAGAAGACTGGTGCTTCCGCCGTACCCGCACACCTGCTGGGGAACACATACGCCTTTGCCATCCCGCCAAGCTCCGTCGTTCAAGATTCCCGCTTCCAACCCTTAAA TCTGCAGAGGCCTGTGCATCACGTGGTTCCTCCCAGTGCGGTAACAGAAGAATACTTACGCAGCTTCCGTCCATACCACACAGCTGAGGACCTCCGCATGCCCTCGCTTCCCCACATCGGTTTGGACCCAACTACAGCAGCAGCATATTATCACAACAGTTACCTGGCCCACCATACCTTCCCTCACCCAGCTTTCAG GATGGATGATTCATATTGTTTGTCTGCACTGAGGTCCCCGTTCTACCCGCTCCATAACCCTGGATCCCTGCCTCCCATGCACCCTTCAGCTATGCACCTGCATCTATCTGGAGTCCGGTACCCCACAGATCTCTCCCATTCATCACTCTCTGCTTTGCAATCAGAGCGCATCTCCAGCCTGGCAGCGGAGAG ACTTCAAATGGACGAGGAGCTGAGGCAGCGTGAAAGGGAAAGAGAGCGGGAacgagaaaaagaaagagaagctGACCGAGAACGGGAGAAGGAAAGGGAGCGAGAGAGGGAACGGGAGAAAAAGGAAATTGAAAGAGAGAAAGAacgagagagggaaagagagagggaaCGAGAACTTGAAAGGCAAAGAGAGCGCACAAGAGAAAAAGAGGCCACCCTCCTGAAAAGCATAGAAAGCCAGTTTCTGGTGGAACCTGATGTTCATCCGCACCGAAGTCACCAGGAAGAACGTGTGAAGCCTCCAGAACAGCCTGCTCCCAACAGACCTG AGAAGTTGAAAGAACCATCTCTACAGCCTGCCAAGCCAGTCCAGCCCCCAATGCACCAGCCCCCGCCTACCCACCATTCTGTGCCCAGTCTTATCTCTAGCCATGCCGCTTTCCCTCCACCAAGCAGTACGACAGTAGCTGCTCTCCTGGCACAGAGGACACAGGAGGAGGAGAAGTGGTTAGCCCGGCAAAGACGGCTAAGGCAGGAGAAGGAAGATCGGCAGTACCAAGTGTCAGAATTTCGGCAGCAGGTATTAGAGCAGCAGCTGGACATTACTGGACGTCCTATTAATCAACCAGAGACTGAGACAAGACCAGAAAACCTCAG GGTTATGTccagccgtaacgagggtggcgTGCGTGAGCCACTGCAGCATTTTGGAGGACCACCACCCCTTATTTCTCCAAAGCCCCAGCAGCATTCTGTTCCCACTTCACTCTGGAACCCTGTGTCACTCATGGAAACCTCTTCAGAACCTCGTCGAAGCCAAGAACCCACCACCATTCACAACCAGACCACTCCTATTTATGAGCATAGACAAACGTTACTCCCAGTGAAAGTAGAACGCCCATACTGCTATGACAAGCAGCAACAAGAGGAGGAAGATTTACCATGGAGAAGGGAACAGATCGAGAAGTACCAGCCCATTCGGGAATCCTCCACATTGGAGCACACTGGTTACTCCCATGCCCCTTTCCTAGCAGAACTTGAAAAGTCAACACAGTCTTTTCTAAACCAACAAAGGAGTTCACTCCAGCAGGCTGGCCAGGCCACAGAGATCACTCTGCTTCACAAGCCGAGCTCATCACACCGTCCACCCCCGACAAGGATTCGAGATCCCATGTATGTGTACGATGAGTTCCTACAGCAGCATCGCAGGCTGGTCAGTAAGCTGGATCTCGAGGAACGCCGGCGGAAGGAAGCCCGAGAGAAAG GTTACTATTATGATCTAGATGACTCCTATGATGAaagtgatgaggaggaagtaagAGCACATCTCCGTCGGGTGGCAGAGCAGCCTCCACTCAAACTAGATACATCCTCTGAG AAAATGGAGTTCCTTGAAATGTTTGGACTCACAACTCAACAAGAAAAAGAGAGACTGCTGCAACAGAAACGAAGGAAGAGAAGGCGGATGTTAAGAGAAAGGAGCCCGTCCCCTCCCACCATCCAAAACAAAAGGCAGACTCCATCCCCgcactcccctctctccaccagatTCAGTCCAGATGAGCTCAATAACAGCCCCAATCtggaagagaaaaagaaattTCTGACTTTCTTCGACCTGTCGCACGTCAGCGCggagaggaggagag ATAAGGAGAAGTTGGTGGAAATGCTTCAAGCAATGAAGCAGAAGAGTACGGCCTCTGAGTCTGTGAAGAATCCCCCATTGGCTCCGTGTCGGGGCACCCCTCCTATACCCACAG GACCAGTCTCTGAAGATGAGATCGTAGTACAGCCATCGACGCAGCCCAACACACCAGTCCCTTCCACGTCCAGCACTGTTTCGGTACCGGAGCCTGTAAAGCCTCCAGAACTCATTCGTCAAGAGCAGCCAAAACTGTTGGATTCTGCCAGGGTACCTCCCCTGCCTATTCCAGTACCAACTCCACCTGCCAATGCATCAAGTACTGAGAAAGTACGACAGTGTGAGGCTGCCCCCGTTAAAAAAAGCTTGAGCATCCTGAACTTTATGCGAGGGCACCCACCCAAAGAGACCCCTGTACAGCCGGCCCAAAGTGTGAATGGGAGGAGCAAGTCCTGGGAGCCTTTCAGAGCAGAGGAGTTTGCTCACCAGTTTCATGAATCTGTGTTACAGTCCACTCAGAAAGCCCTACAGAAGCACAAAG GAGTGTCTGTCTTGCACTGCACAGAGCATAAACCAGATGCCTCTGTCCACTATAACATTCCCGAGCTGCAACAATCCAGTAGGGCCCCAGCTACACATCACAACGGCCAGCAGGGCCCTGGACAGTCATCTGTGGTACGGGGCCAACAGCAACAAGACGCCAGCTCTGGGGAGGAGACatctgaggaggaggaagaggaaatggATGAACCACCCAGGCCTAAGTGGCAGGGAATTGAGGCAATATTTGAAGCTTACCAAGAACACTTAGAAG AACAAAACATCGAACGTCAAGTTCTAGAGGTGCAGTGCAAGCGGCTAGAAGCTCGGCACTATAACCTGAGTCTGACAGCGGAACAGCTGTCTCACCGCATGGCG GATCTGGTGAGCCAGAAGCAGAAAGTGGCCTCTGAGAGGGAGAGGCTACAAGCTGAACTCGAACACTTTAGAAAGTGCCTTGTTTTGCCCACCTCGCCATGGTCTAGGGGATACTTCAAAGGCCACCCCAGGTGA